From the Anguilla anguilla isolate fAngAng1 chromosome 6, fAngAng1.pri, whole genome shotgun sequence genome, one window contains:
- the LOC118230110 gene encoding phospholipid scramblase 1-like: MTAPSNKVYAEDNLHGPPAYAIDLQPGRNEVNPAAMGTAVPVPPGMATAVPVPPGYVPPQAPVMMPVPQRPPGCPPGLEYLTQIDQLLVKQKVELAEVILGWETNNKYDIKNSLGQQVFYAAEETDCMTRQCCGPLRPFVLHIQDNLGQEVITVTRPLRCGSCCCPCCLQELEVQSPPGNPIGYVVQDWHVFLPKYTIQNERKEPVLKIVGPFCSCKCCSDVNFEVKSLDETAMVGTISKQWTGFLREAYTDADNFGIKFPMDLDVKIKAVMLGACFLIDFMFFEHSK; this comes from the exons ATGACTGCACCAA GTAACAAAGTCTATGCTGAGGATAACCTACATGGGCCTCCAG CGTATGCCATTGATCTACAGCCTGGCAGGAATGAGGTCAATCCTGCTGCTATGGGCACTGCTGTTCCTGTGCCACCTGGCATGGCCACTGCTGTCCCCGTGCCGCCAG GCTACGTGCCCCCGCAGGCACCTGTGATGATGCCGGTCCCTCAGAGACCCCCTGGCTGTCCACCGGGCCTGGAGTACCTGACTCAG ATTGACCAATTGCTCGTGAAACAGAAAGTGGAACTTGCTGAAG TCATCCTGGGATGGGAGACGAACAACAAGTACGACATCAAGAACAGCCTGGGGCAGCAGGTGTTCTACGCGGCCGAGGAAACGGACTGCATGACCCGGCAGTGCTGCGGGCCCCTGCGCCCCTTCGTCCTGCACATCCAGGACAACTTGGGCCAGGAGGTCATCACGGTGACGCGCCCGCTGAGGTGCggcagctgctgctgcccctGCTGCCTGCAGGAG TTGGAAGTCCAGTCTCCGCCCGGCAACCCCATTGGATACGTCGTTCAAGACTGGCATGTTTTCCTTCCCAAATACACCATTCAGAATGAAAGGAAGGAGCCAGTTCTAAAGATCGTGGGACCGTTCTGTTCCTGTAAATGCTGCTCAGATGTAAACTTTGAG GTCAAGTCTTTGGATGAAACCGCAATGGTTGGCACGATCTCCAAACAGTGGACGGGATTTCTACGAGAGGCGTACACCGACGCCGACAATTTCGGCATCAAGTTTCCCATGGACTTGGACGTTAAAATCAAAGCCGTCATGCTAGGAGCGTGCTTCCTCATC GACTTCATGTTCTTCGAGCATTCAAAATGA